One region of Chaetodon auriga isolate fChaAug3 chromosome 5, fChaAug3.hap1, whole genome shotgun sequence genomic DNA includes:
- the mblac2 gene encoding acyl-coenzyme A thioesterase MBLAC2 — MSAADWYAHKSLGDGLFWIQERFYQSDNRANIWLLRGSHQDVVIDTGLGLRSLPDYIDSKGLLGKDPQRKNPLLAIATHAHFDHSGGLHQFQQVGVHSAEVDALANGDNFETVTWLSDREIAEAPSPGWRARHYKVKAVQPTHILQEGDVINLGDRQLTVLHMPGHSRGSICLHDHDNKLLFSGDVVYDGSMIDWLPYSRVSDYISSCERLVGLVDSEQVDQVLPGHYNTFGAKRLHRLASTYISRAGTCPAKFSTFAWGTLAGVALRACNPRSAC; from the exons ATGTCTGCAGCCGACTGGTACGCCCACAAATCGCTCGGAGACGGACTCTTCTGGATCCAGGAGCGATTCTACCAGTCAGATAACCGGGCCAACATCTGGCTGCTCCGCGGCTCACACCAGGACGTGGTGATAGACACTGGTCTGGGCTTGAGGAGCTTACCTGACTACATCGACTCCAAGGGGCTGCTCGGCAAAGATCCGCAGAGGAAGAACCCGCTGCTGGCCATCGCCACCCACGCCCACTTCGACCACTCGGGCGGCCTGCATCAGTTCCAACAGGTGGGCGTCCACAGCGCCGAGGTCGATGCCTTGGCCAACGGAGACAACTTCGAGACGGTCACCTGGCTCAGCGACAGGGAGATCGCCGAGGCTCCCAGTCCAGGATGGAGGGCAAGGCACTACAAAGTCAAGGCTGTGCAGCCTACGCACATACTGCAGGAGG GTGATGTCATCAACCTGGgtgacagacagctgacagTGCTCCACATGCCAGGTCACTCTCGGGGCAGCATCTGCCTCCACGACCATGACAACAAGTTGCTTTTCAGTGGAGATGTAGTATACGACGGCTCCATGATCGACTGGCTGCCCTACAGCCGCGTCAGTGACTacatcagcagctgtgagcgCCTGGTGGGGCTGGTGGACAGCGAACAG GTTGATCAAGTCCTCCCGGGACACTACAACACCTTTGGTGCTAAGCGGCTCCACCGGCTTGCATCCACGTATATCAGCCGAGCTGGAACGTGCCCTGCCAAGTTCTCCACGTTTGCCTGGGGTACTCTGGCTGGGGTGGCGCTGCGGGCATGTAATCCACGGAGTGCCTGCTAA
- the polr3g gene encoding DNA-directed RNA polymerase III subunit RPC7 isoform X2 has product MILRLQIRSNLLSPVGQRGLAAMAGKGRGVAAFTFHVEALGIGRGNMPEARVGPSPLFPNTDFKPLPLKAGEDEDYMLALKQEMRGTMQRLPHNIRPPSNKAEVEKYTERYLKQSQMEDEEWSPDWNLFPKELMPQTKRRHPKPGTKKKPVISRKHTEEMLTKLDELEKKDDGNLENSDDETEKKTKNENDEEELEEEEYEEEDIEEENDYIESYFDNGEDFAADSDDNMDGEATY; this is encoded by the exons ATGATTTTACGTCTCCAAATTAGGAGCAATTTACTAAGTCCCGTA ggacagagggGGCTTGCAGCCATGGCTGGCAAGGGTCGTGGAGTGGCTGCCTTTACGTTCCATGTTGAGGCTCTGGGCATCGGCAGGGGCAACATGCCAGAAGCCAGGGTGGGGCCCAGCCCGCTGTTTCCG AACACAGACTTTAAGCCCCTGCCGCTTAAAGCTGGCGAGGATGAGGACTACATGCTGGccttaaaacaggaaatgaggggaacGATGCAGCGGCTTCCGCACAACATCAGACCTCCCTCCAATAAAGCAG AGGTGGAGAAATACACAGAGAGATACCTGAAGCAAAGCcagatggaggatgaggagtggTCTCCAG ACTGGAACCTCTTCCCAAAAGAATTGATGCCCCAAACGAAAAGACGGCACCCTAAACCAG GCACAAAGAAGAAACCTGTGAtctcacgcaaacacacagaggaaatgctgACTAAATTAGAT GAACTGGAAAAGAAAGACGACGGGAACCTTGAAAATTCAGATGATGAGAccgaaaagaaaacaaagaacgagaatgatgaggaagaacttgaagaagaagaatatgaGGAAGAGGATATTGAAGAG GAAAACGACTACATTGAAAGCTATTTTGACAATGGCGAAGATTTTGCTGCAGACAGCGATGACAATATGGACGGTGAAGCAACATACTGA
- the polr3g gene encoding DNA-directed RNA polymerase III subunit RPC7 isoform X1, with protein MILRLQIRSNLLSPVGQRGLAAMAGKGRGVAAFTFHVEALGIGRGNMPEARVGPSPLFPNTDFKPLPLKAGEDEDYMLALKQEMRGTMQRLPHNIRPPSNKAEVEKYTERYLKQSQMEDEEWSPELMPQTKRRHPKPGTKKKPVISRKHTEEMLTKLDELEKKDDGNLENSDDETEKKTKNENDEEELEEEEYEEEDIEEENDYIESYFDNGEDFAADSDDNMDGEATY; from the exons ATGATTTTACGTCTCCAAATTAGGAGCAATTTACTAAGTCCCGTA ggacagagggGGCTTGCAGCCATGGCTGGCAAGGGTCGTGGAGTGGCTGCCTTTACGTTCCATGTTGAGGCTCTGGGCATCGGCAGGGGCAACATGCCAGAAGCCAGGGTGGGGCCCAGCCCGCTGTTTCCG AACACAGACTTTAAGCCCCTGCCGCTTAAAGCTGGCGAGGATGAGGACTACATGCTGGccttaaaacaggaaatgaggggaacGATGCAGCGGCTTCCGCACAACATCAGACCTCCCTCCAATAAAGCAG AGGTGGAGAAATACACAGAGAGATACCTGAAGCAAAGCcagatggaggatgaggagtggTCTCCAG AATTGATGCCCCAAACGAAAAGACGGCACCCTAAACCAG GCACAAAGAAGAAACCTGTGAtctcacgcaaacacacagaggaaatgctgACTAAATTAGAT GAACTGGAAAAGAAAGACGACGGGAACCTTGAAAATTCAGATGATGAGAccgaaaagaaaacaaagaacgagaatgatgaggaagaacttgaagaagaagaatatgaGGAAGAGGATATTGAAGAG GAAAACGACTACATTGAAAGCTATTTTGACAATGGCGAAGATTTTGCTGCAGACAGCGATGACAATATGGACGGTGAAGCAACATACTGA
- the polr3g gene encoding DNA-directed RNA polymerase III subunit RPC7 isoform X3 — MAGKGRGVAAFTFHVEALGIGRGNMPEARVGPSPLFPNTDFKPLPLKAGEDEDYMLALKQEMRGTMQRLPHNIRPPSNKAEVEKYTERYLKQSQMEDEEWSPDWNLFPKELMPQTKRRHPKPGTKKKPVISRKHTEEMLTKLDELEKKDDGNLENSDDETEKKTKNENDEEELEEEEYEEEDIEEENDYIESYFDNGEDFAADSDDNMDGEATY, encoded by the exons ATGGCTGGCAAGGGTCGTGGAGTGGCTGCCTTTACGTTCCATGTTGAGGCTCTGGGCATCGGCAGGGGCAACATGCCAGAAGCCAGGGTGGGGCCCAGCCCGCTGTTTCCG AACACAGACTTTAAGCCCCTGCCGCTTAAAGCTGGCGAGGATGAGGACTACATGCTGGccttaaaacaggaaatgaggggaacGATGCAGCGGCTTCCGCACAACATCAGACCTCCCTCCAATAAAGCAG AGGTGGAGAAATACACAGAGAGATACCTGAAGCAAAGCcagatggaggatgaggagtggTCTCCAG ACTGGAACCTCTTCCCAAAAGAATTGATGCCCCAAACGAAAAGACGGCACCCTAAACCAG GCACAAAGAAGAAACCTGTGAtctcacgcaaacacacagaggaaatgctgACTAAATTAGAT GAACTGGAAAAGAAAGACGACGGGAACCTTGAAAATTCAGATGATGAGAccgaaaagaaaacaaagaacgagaatgatgaggaagaacttgaagaagaagaatatgaGGAAGAGGATATTGAAGAG GAAAACGACTACATTGAAAGCTATTTTGACAATGGCGAAGATTTTGCTGCAGACAGCGATGACAATATGGACGGTGAAGCAACATACTGA
- the lysmd3 gene encoding lysM and putative peptidoglycan-binding domain-containing protein 3: MSSRSQHYGFQSATMVQPANGGHAYLFGNNGSENDLSEEDAESYELRPRGRERLRRSTSRERMEDIIYLTRDIQEGDTLNSIALQYHCSVADIKRANNLLTEQDFFALRSVKIPVRRFSVLTETHSTGPHKSASPSGARRAPQISSMTSLPSESSTDSSSSSTDSVEGFLLEKDKDIERLVKSTGPSRSSLNEVVSSLTLQQQQPLLGEVEYKPAQRKDPYYGADWGMRWWTAVVIMLVVGIVTPVFYLLYYEVLMKADVSHHGIPTQGHGDMPHGHLQDNNVDLPVG, encoded by the exons atGTCCAGTAGGAGCCAGCACTATGGGTTCCAGTCAGCCACCATGGTGCAGCCTGCCAATGGCGGTCATGCCTATCTGTTTGGAAACAACGGCTCAGAGAATGACCTTTCAGAGGAGGACGCGGAGAGCTATGAGCTGCGGCCACgtggcagagagaggctgcGGAGGAGCACCTccagagagaggatggaggataTTATCTACCTGACCAGGGATATCCAGGAGGGTGACACCCTGAACAGCATTGCCCTGCAGTACCATTGCTCA GTGGCTGATATAAAGCGTGCCAACAACCTCTTGACAGAGCAGGACTTCTTTGCCCTGCGGTCGGTCAAGATTCCTGTGAGGCGCTTTAGTGTCCTCACGGAGACTCACAGCACTGGACCTCACAAATCTGCCTCCCCCTCAGGTGCTAGGCGCGCACCCCAGATCTCCTCCATGACCTCCCTCCCCTCAGAGTCCTCCACagactcttcttcttcctctacCGACAGTGTAGAAGGATTCCTCCTGGAGAAGGACAAGGACATTGAGAGGCTGGTGAAATCCACAGGTCCGTCTCGGAGCAGCCTGAATGAGGTTGTGTCATCCTTaacactgcagcaacagcagccactgCTTGGAGAAGTTGAGTATAAACCAGCACAAAGAAAGGACCCTTATTATGGGGCAGACTGGGGCATGAGATGGTGGACGGCTGTGGTCATCATGCTGGTTGTTGGCATTGTCACacctgtgttttatttgctgtACTATGAGGTTCTCATGAAAGCCGACGTCAGCCATCATGGCATTCCTACACAAGGTCATGGCGACATGCCTCATGGACATCTCCAAGATAATAATGTGGATCTTCCTGTTGGATAA